A single Pedobacter sp. PACM 27299 DNA region contains:
- a CDS encoding TonB-dependent receptor, with amino-acid sequence MKITIALILFFVISANANIFAQKISLAERNAPLVEVLEKIRLQSGYDFVASTRLIEQSNRVSIHVNEVSLEEALKICFRNQRLTYKIQGKIVLIKEIKNTVKSLVSNAQEEITVKGNVADKTGPLPGVTVSLKSDKQKAVLTDASGSFKITVPKDGLLVFTSIGFKTLEVPINGRAVLDVFLEQETSGLSEVVVTGYGQKQTKVSLTGAISSISTKELKQSPVANISNALAGRIPGLVTAQRSGRPGSDASSLFIRGISTYTGNTAPLVVIDGLPRGDQNFGDIDPNEIESISILKDASSTSLYGIQGANGVILVTTKRGEDGSPTIQVNAQSALMKPGRFPKFLDSYNSGLLRNEAARNDGIAAVYTDRELQLFKDQTSPYLYPDVDWYKEMIRDYTPQRQVNLNVNGGTKAVKYFVSGSYLRQETNFKVADENIYGVKYKYDRYNFRSNIDVTLDKNTDLQLDLASRLENRTMPHADRNDNGYLFVVLSQMHNALTPVFNPDGSLASGNLRADFINPYGIITRNGYSDTNFSNTFGNVAATRKLDFITPGLKIKSLFSFETFGSIDFAQYQMPASFRYKGEDEITGKPIYVQHYAKTSLSQDGATNATRYNYFDVKLLYDRSFKSHNVSGLMLFNRNYRTITGDLPRVYQGLVGQLKYNYDQRYFFEFNAGYNGSENFPKGKRYGFFPAVSAGWLASAEPFMKDNKVFSYLKLRGSHGLVGNDNIGDGRYLFVSEFARSGGYTFGNNPTGVGGYSESRVGNTNITWEKATKSNIGVEAGFLKDQIRLTVDVFREHRKDILTGPNLIPDYFGIDAALSLNKGAVLNRGFEIEMKLNTNIGAVYLFSNLNYTFTKNKILEIDEPKLQYPWQTQIGLPVGYSLGYEALGFFQNQTEINNSPIQSFTTVIPGDLKYRDISGNGSIGPEDRIPIPTLNVPNQVFGASFGLSYKGIDLSVLLQGAMGGRQIYSDQIVYTYRDGIRPHHLDRWTPENPVNAKFPVLHGNESKNGNNFINSTFWVRKTDYLKIKNLELGYRLPSAWTRKVGTKTARIFVNAMNLYSWDHLKDINVDPESNVGGSFSGLSYPIQSIYNLGLTVNF; translated from the coding sequence ATGAAAATAACTATTGCCTTAATCCTGTTTTTCGTCATATCCGCCAATGCAAACATATTTGCACAGAAAATCTCCCTAGCGGAACGGAATGCGCCACTAGTTGAAGTGCTGGAGAAGATCCGGCTTCAAAGCGGCTATGACTTTGTGGCGAGTACGCGATTAATTGAACAAAGTAACCGCGTATCCATTCATGTAAATGAGGTGAGCCTGGAAGAAGCGCTCAAAATATGTTTCCGCAACCAGCGGCTGACGTATAAGATTCAGGGTAAAATTGTCCTGATCAAAGAAATCAAAAACACGGTCAAATCCCTGGTTTCAAATGCCCAGGAGGAGATCACTGTAAAGGGAAATGTTGCCGATAAAACCGGGCCATTACCTGGAGTAACGGTTAGTCTGAAATCTGATAAACAAAAAGCAGTGTTGACAGATGCTTCCGGAAGCTTTAAAATCACTGTTCCTAAAGATGGCCTGCTTGTTTTTACCAGCATAGGATTTAAAACACTGGAAGTCCCGATCAATGGGCGCGCGGTACTGGATGTGTTTCTGGAACAGGAAACTTCTGGACTTTCGGAAGTGGTGGTGACAGGCTATGGTCAGAAACAAACAAAAGTCAGTCTAACGGGTGCGATATCCAGCATTTCCACAAAAGAACTGAAGCAAAGTCCGGTAGCAAACATCAGTAATGCACTCGCAGGACGGATTCCAGGTTTGGTTACCGCACAGCGATCAGGCAGGCCAGGGAGCGACGCTTCCTCACTTTTTATCCGTGGAATCAGTACTTATACCGGGAATACAGCGCCGCTGGTGGTCATCGATGGACTGCCTCGGGGAGACCAGAATTTCGGAGACATTGACCCGAATGAAATTGAATCAATATCGATCCTGAAAGACGCTTCCTCGACTTCCTTATACGGGATACAAGGAGCCAATGGTGTGATTTTAGTCACCACAAAAAGAGGGGAAGATGGATCGCCAACGATACAGGTCAATGCGCAGAGTGCCCTGATGAAGCCAGGACGTTTCCCTAAGTTTCTGGATAGCTATAACTCCGGATTATTGAGAAATGAAGCCGCAAGAAACGATGGTATCGCAGCAGTGTATACAGATCGGGAATTACAACTTTTTAAAGATCAAACCAGCCCTTATTTGTATCCAGACGTAGATTGGTACAAAGAAATGATCAGAGATTATACGCCGCAGAGACAAGTGAACTTAAATGTGAACGGCGGGACTAAAGCGGTGAAGTATTTTGTATCCGGATCTTACCTCAGACAAGAAACAAATTTTAAAGTTGCAGATGAAAACATCTACGGCGTCAAATACAAATATGACCGGTATAATTTCCGTTCTAATATAGATGTGACGCTTGATAAAAACACGGATTTACAGTTGGATCTGGCTTCAAGATTAGAAAACAGAACCATGCCGCATGCAGACAGAAATGACAACGGTTATCTCTTTGTGGTGCTCTCGCAAATGCACAATGCTTTAACGCCTGTGTTTAATCCAGATGGTTCCCTGGCCTCAGGAAACCTTCGCGCAGATTTCATTAACCCTTATGGAATCATCACCAGGAACGGCTATTCTGACACCAATTTCTCCAATACTTTCGGAAATGTTGCCGCCACCAGAAAGCTGGATTTTATAACCCCGGGGCTGAAAATTAAGAGTTTATTCTCTTTTGAGACTTTTGGCAGCATTGATTTTGCACAATATCAAATGCCGGCATCTTTCCGCTATAAAGGAGAGGACGAAATCACCGGAAAACCTATTTATGTGCAGCATTATGCGAAAACATCCTTAAGTCAGGATGGCGCCACAAATGCCACCAGATACAACTATTTTGACGTGAAATTGCTGTACGATAGAAGTTTCAAAAGTCATAACGTCAGCGGATTAATGCTATTCAATAGAAATTATAGGACCATAACCGGTGATTTGCCCAGAGTATATCAAGGATTGGTTGGACAGCTGAAATACAATTATGACCAGCGTTATTTCTTCGAATTTAATGCCGGTTATAATGGTTCGGAAAACTTCCCTAAAGGCAAAAGATATGGATTCTTTCCTGCGGTTTCTGCCGGATGGCTCGCTTCTGCAGAACCATTTATGAAAGATAATAAGGTGTTCAGCTATTTGAAATTACGTGGCTCACATGGTTTGGTCGGCAATGATAATATTGGGGATGGCCGTTATCTTTTTGTTTCTGAATTTGCTAGAAGCGGAGGTTATACTTTTGGCAATAATCCAACAGGGGTAGGTGGATATTCGGAAAGCAGAGTAGGAAATACCAATATTACCTGGGAGAAGGCCACCAAGAGTAATATCGGTGTGGAAGCAGGATTTTTAAAAGATCAGATCCGGTTAACAGTTGATGTTTTCCGCGAACATCGAAAAGATATCCTGACAGGCCCCAACCTGATTCCTGATTATTTTGGAATTGACGCGGCCCTCAGCTTAAATAAAGGCGCGGTATTGAACAGAGGATTTGAAATTGAAATGAAACTGAATACCAATATTGGAGCTGTTTACCTGTTCTCTAACCTGAATTATACCTTCACAAAGAATAAAATCCTGGAAATTGACGAGCCTAAACTACAGTATCCATGGCAAACGCAGATCGGATTGCCCGTTGGTTATTCCTTAGGATATGAAGCTTTAGGTTTCTTTCAGAATCAGACAGAGATCAACAATAGCCCAATACAAAGTTTTACCACCGTAATCCCTGGCGATTTAAAATACAGAGACATCAGCGGGAATGGATCTATTGGGCCGGAAGACCGGATTCCTATTCCCACGCTAAACGTACCTAACCAGGTTTTTGGCGCATCTTTTGGCTTAAGCTATAAAGGAATCGACTTGAGTGTGCTTTTACAGGGGGCTATGGGCGGACGCCAAATTTATTCCGATCAGATTGTATACACCTATCGCGATGGAATCAGGCCCCATCACCTGGACCGATGGACACCAGAAAATCCGGTAAATGCGAAATTTCCAGTATTGCATGGTAATGAAAGTAAGAACGGAAATAACTTCATCAACTCTACTTTCTGGGTTCGCAAAACGGATTATCTGAAAATAAAGAATCTGGAATTGGGGTATCGTCTGCCTTCTGCCTGGACTCGAAAAGTGGGTACCAAGACTGCCAGAATTTTCGTCAATGCGATGAATCTTTATTCCTGGGATCATTTAAAGGACATCAATGTAGATCCTGAATCGAATGTTGGAGGGTCTTTTTCAGGACTTTCTTATCCCATTCAGAGCATCTATAACCTAGGACTAACCGTCAACTTCTAA
- a CDS encoding DUF1735 domain-containing protein, protein MKNRNHQLTLLFVVLVIVIGACQKEINLPGIANDPILYMPQAPRGNPFNLVEVISREPGQQDTVYYRPYSAYLEGKEPAAQDVQVEFMIDHQKLDSLNALEEAAGRAPYELLPAGSYTEGSMKATIRKNERISDIPQFGINPKLLKEEGKYLIPISIKNAVPNVPVKSALKTAYYQVSLTVPDFVSGTYMASGIRNGDGYGTDPTKVKKTITKVGNHIYEVNLIANLGPWCCSNQFRLKVNPVDNTVIVSGHLEEAGNLLTNREGTTSSFDPLTNTFVLFYNYSYYGYGAQMTETLKKL, encoded by the coding sequence ATGAAAAATAGAAATCATCAACTGACTTTATTATTTGTAGTGCTGGTCATAGTGATCGGCGCCTGTCAGAAAGAAATTAATTTGCCTGGAATTGCTAATGATCCCATATTATATATGCCCCAAGCTCCGCGGGGAAATCCTTTTAATTTGGTGGAGGTGATTAGCCGGGAACCTGGTCAGCAGGATACGGTATATTATCGTCCCTACAGTGCGTATTTGGAGGGTAAAGAGCCTGCAGCACAGGATGTTCAGGTTGAATTTATGATCGATCATCAAAAGCTGGATTCTTTAAATGCATTGGAGGAAGCGGCAGGAAGAGCGCCTTATGAACTGCTTCCAGCTGGATCTTATACGGAAGGCTCGATGAAAGCCACGATCAGAAAGAATGAACGGATCAGCGATATTCCTCAATTTGGGATTAATCCTAAACTGTTGAAGGAAGAAGGAAAGTACCTGATTCCAATCTCTATTAAAAATGCGGTTCCGAATGTTCCGGTAAAATCGGCCCTAAAAACGGCGTATTACCAGGTGAGCCTAACCGTCCCTGACTTTGTTAGCGGTACCTATATGGCCAGCGGAATAAGAAACGGGGATGGTTATGGAACCGATCCGACAAAAGTTAAGAAAACCATTACGAAAGTTGGCAATCATATTTATGAGGTCAACCTGATTGCGAATCTTGGGCCTTGGTGCTGCAGTAACCAGTTCAGGTTAAAAGTGAATCCGGTAGACAATACCGTGATCGTGTCCGGGCATTTGGAGGAAGCAGGTAATCTCTTAACCAATAGGGAAGGTACCACGAGCAGCTTTGACCCATTGACCAATACCTTCGTTTTGTTCTATAATTACAGTTATTATGGATATGGAGCGCAAATGACCGAAACACTAAAAAAACTTTAG
- a CDS encoding RagB/SusD family nutrient uptake outer membrane protein, whose translation MKKLYILLVLVVIGLAACKKDYLDRLPNAKISEEEVFSDIGNAELFVNNIYNSVPNMFRTFWPMSSATDETDQSQDQATITADGADAGNFNSGFFTPSAFPLRGRWKDYFSQIRRCNIVLANYTRIPEDNNYPERKKRLRGEVLTMRAYYYFELLRGWGGVPLFESIQNPLGDDPIFFKRNSVDEVVASILKDLSEAETLLPANYSDRQSEIGRASKTIVLALKGRVLLYYASPLFNPSAVSTRWKDAADANKIALDAALGAGYLLHAKYSEIFTQFTNQEVIWGRPAPGAFGDAGIDREMNPTGYIGYARVTVLQELVDDYELKATGKRPDESGSGYDPNHPYTGRDPRFYQSVLYPGSVWKGRKIDPLGIDAPEPGKTATNYWQRKYLLESVNLINGSGDSPRRWVLMRTAEVYLNYAEAYNEAIGPDKQVYDAVNAVRARVGMPPLPVGLGREEMRDKIRHERRIELAFEGQRFWDVRRWKIAETVDNKIVRGVAISVSGSDTTYRYPIIEKRTFDKVKQYFLPIPQSEIDKLGGVSSGFSQNPGY comes from the coding sequence ATGAAAAAACTATATATTTTACTCGTATTAGTCGTAATTGGGCTTGCGGCTTGTAAAAAAGATTACCTGGACCGTTTGCCGAATGCCAAAATATCAGAAGAAGAGGTGTTTTCTGACATCGGAAATGCAGAGTTGTTTGTGAACAATATCTACAATTCAGTACCCAATATGTTCCGTACTTTCTGGCCGATGTCCAGCGCAACGGATGAAACAGATCAGAGTCAGGACCAGGCCACCATTACCGCCGATGGTGCAGATGCAGGGAACTTCAACAGTGGGTTTTTTACACCTTCGGCATTTCCATTAAGAGGACGCTGGAAAGATTATTTTTCCCAGATCAGGCGCTGTAATATTGTCCTCGCAAATTATACCAGAATTCCTGAAGACAATAATTATCCGGAGCGTAAAAAGAGGCTCAGAGGAGAAGTGCTGACCATGAGGGCGTATTACTATTTTGAATTATTACGTGGCTGGGGAGGTGTCCCATTGTTCGAATCTATTCAGAATCCATTAGGGGACGACCCGATTTTCTTTAAACGGAACTCCGTTGATGAAGTGGTGGCCTCGATATTAAAAGACCTTTCGGAGGCCGAGACCTTGCTGCCGGCAAATTATTCAGATCGGCAGTCTGAAATTGGCAGGGCTTCTAAAACGATTGTTTTGGCGTTAAAAGGACGTGTGTTATTGTATTATGCCAGTCCTTTGTTTAATCCTTCAGCTGTAAGTACGAGGTGGAAAGATGCCGCAGATGCGAATAAAATAGCATTGGACGCCGCTCTGGGCGCGGGCTATTTACTGCATGCCAAATATTCGGAAATTTTCACCCAGTTTACCAATCAGGAAGTGATTTGGGGCCGTCCGGCACCGGGCGCATTTGGTGATGCAGGAATTGATCGCGAAATGAATCCAACAGGATATATCGGCTATGCAAGAGTCACCGTTTTGCAGGAATTAGTGGACGATTATGAACTTAAAGCAACGGGTAAACGCCCGGATGAATCGGGTTCCGGTTACGATCCAAATCACCCTTATACTGGGCGTGATCCCCGGTTTTATCAATCGGTTTTATATCCTGGAAGCGTATGGAAAGGCCGAAAAATTGATCCTTTAGGGATTGATGCCCCTGAACCAGGAAAGACAGCCACCAATTACTGGCAAAGAAAATATCTGCTGGAATCTGTAAATCTAATCAATGGTTCGGGAGATTCTCCACGCAGATGGGTGTTGATGAGAACAGCGGAAGTTTACCTCAACTATGCAGAAGCATATAATGAAGCAATTGGCCCGGATAAACAGGTCTATGATGCCGTAAATGCAGTGCGTGCGCGGGTAGGAATGCCGCCATTGCCTGTAGGATTGGGCAGAGAAGAAATGCGCGATAAAATCAGGCATGAAAGAAGGATTGAACTGGCATTTGAAGGACAGCGGTTCTGGGATGTGCGCAGGTGGAAGATCGCAGAAACGGTCGACAATAAGATCGTGCGCGGGGTTGCTATCAGCGTTTCTGGCAGTGATACCACTTACCGTTATCCGATCATTGAAAAGAGAACCTTTGATAAGGTGAAACAGTATTTTCTGCCGATCCCACAGTCGGAAATAGATAAGCTGGGTGGAGTAAGTTCAGGGTTCAGTCAAAATCCAGGTTATTAA